From the genome of Opisthocomus hoazin isolate bOpiHoa1 chromosome 4, bOpiHoa1.hap1, whole genome shotgun sequence:
CCTTTCCTCCCCAAACAAATCATGCAGCTGCACACAAGGGGACAGCTGAGAGTTCTGCAGGCTCTGGGCTCAGCTTGGTTCAGGCTGCCCctccctgggaccccccctccccggtgctcTCAGGCCTGGTAGAGGGGCACCACGCGGTCAATGGGCCCCCGGCAGATGGGGCAGAGGCGGGCGGGCAAGGCCTGGAAgcagtggaagcagcagcagatgtggcCGCAGCCCAAGAGGACGCACTCGCGGGGCCGCGTCAGGCAGATCACGCACGAGTCCTCGGGCCCCTCGTCCCCGGCCACCTCGTCGTCCGGCTCCTTGTCCTCGCGTCGCTGCCCAAGGCGGCCGCGGCGGTAGGCACGGCACAGGGCGAGCAGGAGGACGGCCAGGCCGGCCGCAGCGCATAGCACGGCCACCCCCTTCCAGAGCCTGCTGGCCGACTCCAGCTCGGCCAGCACCGTCTGCCAGTCCCCCAGGCAGAGGAAATACTCGCCCCCCTGAGCGGGTGGCTGGAGGTGCAGCGAGCCGTCGGGGTGCAGGGCCAGCTCCCCGATGCCCGTCAGCCCAGCCCCCACCCGCAGCATCTCCTCCGTCTCCAGGATGCCCTTGGGCTTCTCCCCGCTCAGGTACTGGCCCAGCAGGTCACGGAAGCCGTGGGCCGGCTGCTGGAACCGCTCGTACACCGTCTCCAGCGGCAGGCAGGCGGCTCGGAGCGGGCTCTCCACGCTCACCTGTGTCACCGCCTCGGCGTCCGGTGAGGCCAGCAAGAAGGGAACGGTGTAGACCTGCTCCGAGAGCACCCGCTCGCTCTCGCTCCTGCAAGCGAAGAGCGCGGTGCTGAGATTTGGGCAACTTTCAGCTCCCGAGGCTAAGCCCAGGGTAGGGACTAGAGCCTTTAACTGAGCTGCTTTCTGCCTCTCGAACGGCCCCAGAGGATGAGGTCTGGACGCACCGGTGCAAGCCagcccctgccatcccctcccaTCGCTCACCAGCTCCGGGCCAAGCTGTTCCAGATCAGCCGATGTTCTTTCAGAAGCAGTTTCTGGATCACGCCCTGCAGCCCCTCATGGTAATGGCTGCTCAGCGCAGCCTTGGCTGGCAGCACTATCCCTAAGGACCAAGGGATGCATCACGGACAaaggagcagagcccagcccctgTCCCCGGCCTGGGGCCACAGGGACTCCTTACCTTCCAGGGCAACATAAGGCAGGCACCTCCCATCAGCCGCAGACACCAGTGCGGGCAAAGCGTCATCAACCTGGAGCTTTGGGGCCTCCTGGAAGAGCAAGGACTGAGCGTGAAcacgggcaggggcagggggtgggtCATGCACGGCTTTGTGGAGATCTGCAGCAGGATGTGACCTGCCTGGTGCTGGGCATCGTGACATCGGTGGAGGATGCAGTGGGCTGCAGCCATCAGTGAGGCGCACCCAAATCAAAGGCTCTGGGCCGAGCAGTGTAGGGAAGGGACAGCGGGCGGAAGAGAGCATCTGAGGGACAGGGCTACCTGTATGCGTGCCACAACTCCGGCTTTCTTCCTGTACAGGTAGTAGAAGAGGCCGGAGAAGGCGAGGCTGGAGCCCAGACACAGCAGCTCCCCGGGCGTGATGGGCGGCGCATCCATGATGCCAGGCTCAGGCAGCACGCCTGCAAGGTGAGCgtgtgggctggggacagggccggGTTGGCCCAGGGGCAGGGacctcccagcacccccatccccagggcagggaccTCCCAGCGCCCCCGTGCCCAGGGCCAGGGACCTCCCAGCACCCCTGTTCCCAGGGCAGGGACCTCCCAGTGCCCCTGTCCTCAGGGGCAGTTCAGctccagcacccacgggtgcccgGCAGCCCTGGCCCGACTCAGCACCCCTCGCCCAGCCTGGGTCCGGAGCCGCCCGTCTCGGCCTGCACCCAGGATCGGGCCGAGGCCCAGCGCCCATGGCCCAGCCTGGGCCTTGCACCCAGGGCCCCACctaggcccggcccagccccgcggtCCGGGCCCACCCCGGCTCGGACCCAGCCCCctaggcccggcccggccccgccgcccgccgctcaccccggcccggccccgccgccccctgctGCCCCCCGAGGCCGGAGGCGCCCAGGCCCGGGCCCTGGCCCCGCCGCGCTGCTTGCTGGGAAATGGAGTGCGGCCCCCcgtggcgcggcggcggggcgggccgcgaCCGGAACTACAGCTCCCAGCGTCCCCCGCGCCGAACTACGGCTCCCGTCGGGCCCTGCGTCTGCAGCCGACGGGACCACAACTCCCGGCGGCCTTTGCGCCCCCCGCCCGGTGCCTGGCGGGGTCCCGGTGCagaggcgggggtgcgggggtgcaGGACCCCGGTGCGGGGGGCCCGGCCAGGACAGGCTCCGGGCGCTCTGCCCCAGCCTCACCCAGAGCCGCTCTCGGTgtcccccggccgccccgctcggTGCCGGCCGGCAGCACGGCCCCCGCCCCCTCCTTCCAGTGGCCGAGGGGTCTCCCGTGCCCGCCCCCCAGGACACCCCCTCGGTCCCCCGGGGTGTCCCCTCCCCCGGGGTGCCTCCTCTCCCCCACGCCCCCGGGTTTTGGGGCacccccggctccagaaccccccccaccccccttccccgccgccgccaAGGACCCGGAGCCGCCGCAGTACGTGGAAACTGCTTTTAATCGTTCCATAAACCCAGCGACAGCCGCCCGCAGCCGGAGGCACCggagcccccgctgccgcccggctGGTCCCAGCGGAGGGGGATGGGGGCGCCAAGCCGGACGGGGGGGAGCCAGGCACAAGCAGGTCCCCTGTCTCCAGCAGGTCggggggcaggagcggggggCTCGGCTCTGGGGCTCTCCCTGGGAACCCTCTGCCGTGCCCGCCccgggggggacgcggcgctgaGGGGGGGGTGAGTCGTGCCCGTCTTCCGGGGTGTCGGGGTTTTGGGGGCAGAGCTGCGTTTTGGGGGTGCTACGGCTTCTCTGCCGGCCgtgcccagccccgggctgcGGACGGGGGCTGCGGTGGGTGCCCGGTGCGGGGCCGTCTGttctggggaggggggcagaggtGGGGAGAGGCAGCGTGCGGTGGGTGCACGGGGTGGGGTGACCCGGGGGGTGACCCCGCTCTCTGCCCGTGGGCCAGCTCCGGCAGCCGGcgagggctggaggggggggcacAGCAGAGCACCCTCCCCGTCCCTACCACACCTCACAGTGCTTGCCGGGGTTCATGGGGGAGCCCAGCGGGCAGCCGAAATGTTCGACAAAGTCCCGGGAGTTGCTGAGGGTGCCGATGACGCGGTACTTGTCAGGGCTGTGGGGGTCGGTCACCAGCCCTTCGTGGGAGCTCTCGGGGGTCCGGACCGAGCACCACACCTGCCGGAGCGGGAGCAGCCTCAGGGACGGGGGGACAGAACCCCCCCCAGGGTGGGATGGGAGGGCTGCGGAGTGGCTCCGAGGGGCCGGGAAGGATGGGGAACCCACCACCCCGCCGCGCCCTACCTGTGCGAAGCCCACGAAGAAGAGCTGGTGGTTGGTGAGCCCCAGGGCTGGCAGGCGCTTCTCCTCCCCGTTCTTCTGCAGCCAGGACTTGTACGCCTGCGGGAGAGGCTCCCTGAAGCCCCGCGGAGGGACAGGCAGGCACGGGGGTCCACGTCCCCTCGGGACGGCAGCACTCACGTTGTAGGCTGCCTTGAGCCCGCCGTTGTCGGCGATGTTCTCGCCCAGCGTCTGCCGACCGTTGACCTTCTCACGGTGGACGGTGTAGCGGCCGTACTGCTCCGTCATGCACGCTGTCCGGTTCTTGAAGGCCTCTAGGGAGGAGTTCTGCCACCATGGCCGCAGGTTGCCCTCCTTGTCGTACTCCCGCCCTGCAGGACCGAGCCGTGGTGGGACCAGGGGACGTCAGCCCCCTGTGGAGCCCCCGCTGCGGGGGTTCCTGAAGCAGGGTGGGGTGCGGTGGGGACACGGCGCCTTGGGTCCCTGCCCGGGGGAGATggtgtcccccagccctgctctgggcagGCTCCGGCTGGGGCTTAGCCCTGCACTTGGGTCCCCAGCCATCCCCTGGGGCATCCCCACTGTCCCAAGCCAAATTTGTCACCCCAAATTCCCCCATTGACCCCCATCTCAGCTCCGGGGCTGCGGTGAAGGCGCAAAGCAGAGCAGATGCGAGAGGGACCCGTCCCGCGCCCCGcggggaggaggatgaggagggggccggggctgcaGACACCGTGTCCTCACCAAGCGGATGGAGCGAAAGCTGCACAGAGAAGCCGGGGGGAGGTATCGGCGGGTGCCACCTGGGGAGACAGGACGATAGaagggggggcggccgggcgggcacgAGCACGCATGATGCAATGGATGGCAAAGCGGGACCCCCGCGgcaccccctccccgcgccgAGGGCGGGGGGCTGGGCGGGAAGGAGATGGGGGTCAGCCCGCGGGCTCTCACCTTGGTCGTCGAACGCATGGGTCAGCTCGTGCCCCATCACCACGCCGATGCCGCCGAAATTGAGGGCTCTGTGGGGCCGCGGGAGAGAGCCAGGTAAGCGCGGGGAGGTGGGGTGGTGCCATCACGGCGTGCCCCCCGCCGGGGCACTCCctccgcagcctgggcacccggCAAGGCTCTGCTCCGGTTAGCACCCAGCTGGGAATGAGTcctgctggggacactggtggcccCACGGGGACTTTGCAGGCTGTCTCAGCTGCGGGATGTAAAGCCTCGAGGGACCCTCAAGCCCCTCAGGGCTTTGTTTTGTGACTGTGGggagggggtctgtggggtgccGGCCCTGAAGCagcccgtgccccccacccccaggagATGCCCCCCATCCCGCGCCAGGCTCACTTGGGGTGGTTGCGGGCGTAGAAGGGGGCCTGCAGGATGCCGGCGGGGAAGACGATCCCGTTCTTGGTGGGCAGGTAGTAGGCGTTGACGGTCTGCGGGGTCATGCTCCACCTGGGGCAGCGACAGGGGACGGGCAGGGATGTGTCCCCTCTCccccggccccagcacccccctgTGTCACGTCCCACCGCAGGTCccctgtcctgccctgccctgggctggcacCGCTGCCCCGTGACCAAGGGACCCTGTCCCGGGGACAAGACAGAGCCACCACAGGCGACCCCCAGTGCCGTGTGACCCATGGGTGGACCTGCCCCCCCAGTGAACCAGTGCCACCCAGGCCATGCTGGGGACAGTGCTGTGACACGGTGCCACATCCTCCGCGCCTCCCGGGCCCTCCCCCTTACTGGTCACGGTTGGGGGGTTTCCGGAGCTGGTCGGCCATCACTTTGGCAGAGAAGTTGTAGAAGTTGAGCATGTTCTGGAAGAAGGAGTCCTCCAAGACCTCGTactggtgaggaagaggagggatgagGAGCGGTCCATGGGGTGGTTCCCTCCCCCCTGTCCAGGATGCTCTCGGTACCGGGGTGTCTCTGTGTAATGCCCCATCCCAAACAGGTCCCCCAAAAAGGGACATCGCCCCACCGTGGGGCCCCCCAGGGCTTGGTGTGAGCAGGGACCAGACCCCCTTGCCACGAGCCGGTGCCCTCCTACCCCATCATAGACATCGTCCAGCTCCTTGTTGTCCAGGATGAAGTCAGGGAAGCCGATCATGTCGTAGATGGCGTCCGCCTGCATGGGGAGAGGCCCCAGTGGTGAGATGGGCTGGGGGGGCTTACTGGGATGGGGGGGTCTTACTGGGATGGGGGTGGTGTCCCAcccgctgccctccccagggTCACCTTCTCCTTTGCAGCCTGCCTGGTCTTCTCGTCCATCCAGTCCAGCTGGTCCAGGGACACCTCGAAGGCCGCTCGAATCTCGCTGATCATCTcctcagcctggggagggggggaatgaagcccctctgcccccgccgcccctcgggcAGGGACAGAGTGGGCAGGATGCGACCTCCCCAGGGCTGAGGGTCCTGTTTCCCTGCTGCCCGCCTTCCAGCCCTAGggtttggggggggaaggggggggggttcCTGCAGGCGGtgacagggaggggaagggggcagAAGTGTCCTCACAATGGCCTTGCTGTCCCGGTCGAAGGTGGCTTTGACGAAGAGGGAGCCCAGGGCGAAGCCCAGCGTGTCGTCTGTGTTGGAGATGCAGGTTTGCCAGCGGGGTGTGCAGGACTGTGGGAGCGAGACGGGGGTCCGtgagacccccagccccctcccctgctcccctccctgcccctagctcggctctgccccctccccagtggggagATGCTCAGCAGCTAAGTCCCCATCCCAAAAGCTAATCCCTGGGCTCCCTCTGCAGCATCCCAAGGGCATCCCAAGGGCAGAGGAGGTCCTGGCTGTTTCCAGGCAgagggggcagagggagctggtCCTGGGACCCCCCATTACCTTCCTGGTGCCGTAGAGAGTCTCCAGCAGCCTCTCCTGGGCTGTCTCAAAGCGCTGGTCCAGGCTGGAGGCCGTCTTCTGCACCAGGTTCCAGATCAGGTAGTTGTTCAGGATGCTGCGGAGGCAGAGAGGTGCCACAGCTTGCCACGGGTAAGTGCCATGGGGGATGCCCCAGCCACCGGCGAGCCCAAAACGTGCCCCTGCTGCAGGGGCAGCCCCAAATGGGGCATGGCTGGGGGCTTGCGGGCACCTCACCTTCTGTCCGTGCTGTTGATGAGGTCAGAGACCTGCTGGAGGTAGGTGTCCCCGTACACCACCACAGGCTCTGTCTCGGCCAGTTCCAGCGGGGCCAGGGCATAGGACAGGTAATCCAGCCAGTCGACGGCGGGGGCCAGGGCCTGGGGGGGACATAGGGATGCAGCACCCGGGTGCTTGGCACGGCTCTGCCCCATCCTGCCCAGCATAGGGGGATCCCCCAGGGCAGGGGTTGTGCTCCCTGGGAACGTCCTGAGGTCCCTCACCAACCCAGATCGCTTCTCTGCCCCAAACCCTTCCTGTGGCTCCCTGCTGCAGGACAAGGAGGGCCCTCCACCATGTGGGGTGGCAGCTCTCCCCAAATCGTAACGACTGGGGGGATGAGCACCTCACTCCAGCACTCAGTGCGTGTCCCAGGACGGACAGGGCTGCCTGGGGTGTCCTGGGGGTGGGGGAGCAGCAGCGGGCATGGACCCCTCAGCGCCCACTGGCCAACCCCCTCTTCGCATCCCCAGAGGGTTTCCCcaggctgtgccatgccgtgcccaCCTGCAGCTCGGAGATGCTCATCTTGTGGTAGATCTTCTCGTCGTCCCGCCGCTCAGCCTGGGGCACGGTGAGGTTGGCCAGTTGGGTTTCGAAGTCCAGAACCTGCTGCATCTGGAGGCGGGTGGGGTCCGGGGCACcccccagcagcgtgcccagctCCACCATGTAGTCCAGGTACGCTGCCAGGACCTGATGGGACCCCGAGCCCTGGCTCAGCCCCGGCTGCAGCTCATCCCACCTCCCTGGGGGTCTCAGAgccgctgcccaccccagcccgggCAGGGCGCGGGTGCCAGCTGCGCCCCGGCCCTGCTCGCGCCCCATTGCCGTGGGTTTCCCCCAGCTGCTGCCCGCAGGGTGCCCGGCGCCTGGCCTCACCCTGTCGTTGGCGGTCTTGTTCAGGTAGTAATCCCGGGATGGGAGGAAAAGCCCCGACTGGTCCacctgggaggagagaggggcagcgtgggcagcccGGTGCCTGCCGGTGCCCCCCCGGTGCCCACCATCCCTCGGTGCCAAGGTGCCAACCTGGATGACGTTGCTGTTGGAGCTCTTGGAGTCCGCACCCACGTACACCGTGAAGAAGGGGGTCGCCCGGTACGTGCCTGACACCATCTTGAGTACCTCCATGAAGCTGGTCTGGTTCCAGGAGCCGGTGACGTTCCAGCCCCCGATCTGCCAGCAGATGGACCCGGTGCCTCAAGGAGGGATGGGGTCCACCCCCAAgggtgccccctccccagttACGTGAAGAGCCGAGTGGGAGGTGGACTGGGCTGAgccccagcagctcagctcaCGTGTGGACGGCCGCCCACCTTGTCGATGAGCTCCACGAGGGGCTGGGAGCCCAGCTCCTCTATCCTCTGCTCCTTGAGGCAGGACAGGTAGTACCGCTGCGTCTTCCGCTCCGCCTCGCTGCTGGAGTTGAAGCTGGCGTTCTCTGCGGGAGGCTGCGggtcagccctggggacaccagggcTCTGCCCGCCTGTGCCCGCTGGTGGCCGTGATCCGCACCCCCAGAACCCACCTAGGAGATGCTTCATGATGGCCTGGTTCTGGTCCCAGATGCTGTTGAAGGTGCTCCACTTGGAGCGCCCGTTGGGCAGTGGGTTCCTCTTGATCCAGCCCCCACACGAGTACTGGTAGAAGTCCTGGCACGGGTCCGTCTCCGCATCCAGGGCCTCCAGGATCTTGCTGGCCACCCGGATGCAGGCGTCCGTCAGGCACGTGCTGTGAGAGGGATCTGGCAGGGAAGGCATGCCCGGGGCTGTGCGCGTGTGCcgggggaaaccgaggcacggagcggggccgagccctgccggcaccccggggtgggcaGCGCACCTGGCGCAGGACCCCCGGGCTGACCCGTCCCTCCCCATCCTGCCGGGTGCCCCCCGGGTGGGgggccaccgccgccgcctcggcgggGACGTGGGGACCCTCCCTACCTCTGCGGTACTGGATGGCCAGGGCGACGACGGCGACGCcgagcagcagggcgagggagacgGCGACGGCGCAGAGCACCAGCTCCAGCTGGCTCCGTGAGGCCAGGCGGCTCAGCAGCGGCCCCGGCCCCTTCCGAAACCCCAcctgggcaggagcaggaccTGCCGTCGCACCACGGGGCGACCAGACCTCGCTGCTCCCCATTCCctcccctgctgctccccggTGCCTGGATCGGCTGCGTGACAAGGCGGGGACCGGGGCATCCCTCTGCAGGTGCCCAAGGCACTGGCCCTGGCGAGCTGGCAGCGGGTGCTGGCGGCCCCCCCAGCCACAAGGAAGGACGATGGCCCGGGCACAGTCTCTGCCGCATTTTGGCTGCCTCCCAGCACATCCCCGGGGACAGCCAGGGCTGGcttggctcccagccctgctcccgctgcccacccggctgcgggcaggctcCGGCTGAGGGCgaggagggggccggggaggatggaggggctggggcagacctCACCTCCACGCTGTCGGGAGAAGCGCTGCCGTCCCCGGCCGGCTCTGGCCCCTCGTCGTCCTGCAGTGTGGCACGCTTGTAGTCGGGCATCTGCCAAGGGAGGGagcgggctggggcaggggcgtGAGGGCAGCTGCCCCCGACCCTGCCATGCCCTCCGGCTCTTACAGCAAGGGCCGGTGCCGGCTCAGCGGGTgcacggggggggccggggcagcccctgaCCCCCCTCGGTGTGCCTGGGCCTCCCCCAaaggctgtccccagccccgggtGGCCCCGGGGAGAGCCActggtggggggctcgggggctcgCACTGGAGCATCCCTCCGTGTCGCCATGGCAGCCGTGGCATCAGCCCTGCCGACAGGTGCCACATCGCCACGGAGACACGGTCCCCGTTGCCAGGCAACCAttgcctggtgctgctgcctcGCCCCTCCTCCCCCGCCTGGAACTTTCCATGCAGATGTGCACCGGTCCGAAACATCTGGAAGTGCCTCCCGCCCCATCCTGGCCCCGGGGGTGCCCGGGGTGCAGGGCTGAGCCCGCGCGGGCAGAATGGGGGTGCTACGGGGGATGGCAGCCGGCGGGGCACGACCCCCttgcagcctggcaggggctgcttgCACTGACCCAGCCATGAGGGCTGCCGAGGACCCAGCCaagagggaggtggtggagctgagccagcagcttTGGGAGGGGGGAATAAGCTGGAAGAAAAAGCTGGAGGCTTTGTTGGAAGAGAATCGGCAGTGCTGCTGGTCGTGAGCCATCCTTAGGCTTCAGAGTTAATGCCCGGGTGTGTTGGGGCTCACCCTCCCACCTGTGCTGCAGACTAAGGAGGATGAACCAACACCTGCAGGGCTGGTGGTGGGGGCCAGAAAGGAGCTGGTATGAGGAGGATGACGGGCACGGGGTGAAGCAGAGCAAGTCCCccgtgcccagctctgcccaccgCCATCCCACCGACACGGGGGGAGCTTCGCCAAGGGCTGCCACGGCGGGAGGGCGTGTGGCTGGGATCGACGGTTGGGAGgagccccccctccctccccggggtGGGTTCCCAGGAGCCGCTGGCGTTGGGAGGGACAGCTCAGATCCCGGGGAAGCCGGGCCAGCTGGGCACCCCCACCACCCCTGCTCCCCTGGaacgctcccctcccctcctgggTTGTCCTTGTCCTCCTGGACACCCGCCGgcagcaccccctccccggcacctGGCACCCTCAATGCAGGAGCAGGATCTGGTCCTGGGGCTCCTCCTGGCCCCTCCGTGTGGCTGAGACCCGCGGGGACaggcccccccgctccccccagggGTGCTGCCTCGGGGGGGGGCA
Proteins encoded in this window:
- the ECE2 gene encoding endothelin-converting enzyme 2 isoform X2, whose translation is MARMNVALQELGHAMPDYKRATLQDDEGPEPAGDGSASPDSVEVGFRKGPGPLLSRLASRSQLELVLCAVAVSLALLLGVAVVALAIQYRRDPSHSTCLTDACIRVASKILEALDAETDPCQDFYQYSCGGWIKRNPLPNGRSKWSTFNSIWDQNQAIMKHLLENASFNSSSEAERKTQRYYLSCLKEQRIEELGSQPLVELIDKIGGWNVTGSWNQTSFMEVLKMVSGTYRATPFFTVYVGADSKSSNSNVIQVDQSGLFLPSRDYYLNKTANDRVLAAYLDYMVELGTLLGGAPDPTRLQMQQVLDFETQLANLTVPQAERRDDEKIYHKMSISELQALAPAVDWLDYLSYALAPLELAETEPVVVYGDTYLQQVSDLINSTDRSILNNYLIWNLVQKTASSLDQRFETAQERLLETLYGTRKSCTPRWQTCISNTDDTLGFALGSLFVKATFDRDSKAIAEEMISEIRAAFEVSLDQLDWMDEKTRQAAKEKADAIYDMIGFPDFILDNKELDDVYDGYEVLEDSFFQNMLNFYNFSAKVMADQLRKPPNRDQWSMTPQTVNAYYLPTKNGIVFPAGILQAPFYARNHPKALNFGGIGVVMGHELTHAFDDQGREYDKEGNLRPWWQNSSLEAFKNRTACMTEQYGRYTVHREKVNGRQTLGENIADNGGLKAAYNAYKSWLQKNGEEKRLPALGLTNHQLFFVGFAQVWCSVRTPESSHEGLVTDPHSPDKYRVIGTLSNSRDFVEHFGCPLGSPMNPGKHCEVW
- the ECE2 gene encoding endothelin-converting enzyme 2 isoform X1 — encoded protein: MATRRDAPVRAPEPPTSGSPRGHPGLGTAFGGGPGTPRGVRGCPGPPRAPAEPAPALAMPDYKRATLQDDEGPEPAGDGSASPDSVEVGFRKGPGPLLSRLASRSQLELVLCAVAVSLALLLGVAVVALAIQYRRDPSHSTCLTDACIRVASKILEALDAETDPCQDFYQYSCGGWIKRNPLPNGRSKWSTFNSIWDQNQAIMKHLLENASFNSSSEAERKTQRYYLSCLKEQRIEELGSQPLVELIDKIGGWNVTGSWNQTSFMEVLKMVSGTYRATPFFTVYVGADSKSSNSNVIQVDQSGLFLPSRDYYLNKTANDRVLAAYLDYMVELGTLLGGAPDPTRLQMQQVLDFETQLANLTVPQAERRDDEKIYHKMSISELQALAPAVDWLDYLSYALAPLELAETEPVVVYGDTYLQQVSDLINSTDRSILNNYLIWNLVQKTASSLDQRFETAQERLLETLYGTRKSCTPRWQTCISNTDDTLGFALGSLFVKATFDRDSKAIAEEMISEIRAAFEVSLDQLDWMDEKTRQAAKEKADAIYDMIGFPDFILDNKELDDVYDGYEVLEDSFFQNMLNFYNFSAKVMADQLRKPPNRDQWSMTPQTVNAYYLPTKNGIVFPAGILQAPFYARNHPKALNFGGIGVVMGHELTHAFDDQGREYDKEGNLRPWWQNSSLEAFKNRTACMTEQYGRYTVHREKVNGRQTLGENIADNGGLKAAYNAYKSWLQKNGEEKRLPALGLTNHQLFFVGFAQVWCSVRTPESSHEGLVTDPHSPDKYRVIGTLSNSRDFVEHFGCPLGSPMNPGKHCEVW
- the ECE2 gene encoding endothelin-converting enzyme 2 isoform X3, producing the protein MPDYKRATLQDDEGPEPAGDGSASPDSVEVGFRKGPGPLLSRLASRSQLELVLCAVAVSLALLLGVAVVALAIQYRRDPSHSTCLTDACIRVASKILEALDAETDPCQDFYQYSCGGWIKRNPLPNGRSKWSTFNSIWDQNQAIMKHLLENASFNSSSEAERKTQRYYLSCLKEQRIEELGSQPLVELIDKIGGWNVTGSWNQTSFMEVLKMVSGTYRATPFFTVYVGADSKSSNSNVIQVDQSGLFLPSRDYYLNKTANDRVLAAYLDYMVELGTLLGGAPDPTRLQMQQVLDFETQLANLTVPQAERRDDEKIYHKMSISELQALAPAVDWLDYLSYALAPLELAETEPVVVYGDTYLQQVSDLINSTDRSILNNYLIWNLVQKTASSLDQRFETAQERLLETLYGTRKSCTPRWQTCISNTDDTLGFALGSLFVKATFDRDSKAIAEEMISEIRAAFEVSLDQLDWMDEKTRQAAKEKADAIYDMIGFPDFILDNKELDDVYDGYEVLEDSFFQNMLNFYNFSAKVMADQLRKPPNRDQWSMTPQTVNAYYLPTKNGIVFPAGILQAPFYARNHPKALNFGGIGVVMGHELTHAFDDQGREYDKEGNLRPWWQNSSLEAFKNRTACMTEQYGRYTVHREKVNGRQTLGENIADNGGLKAAYNAYKSWLQKNGEEKRLPALGLTNHQLFFVGFAQVWCSVRTPESSHEGLVTDPHSPDKYRVIGTLSNSRDFVEHFGCPLGSPMNPGKHCEVW
- the LOC104339566 gene encoding mitochondrial ubiquitin ligase activator of nfkb 1-A — protein: MDAPPITPGELLCLGSSLAFSGLFYYLYRKKAGVVARIQEAPKLQVDDALPALVSAADGRCLPYVALEGIVLPAKAALSSHYHEGLQGVIQKLLLKEHRLIWNSLARSWSESERVLSEQVYTVPFLLASPDAEAVTQVSVESPLRAACLPLETVYERFQQPAHGFRDLLGQYLSGEKPKGILETEEMLRVGAGLTGIGELALHPDGSLHLQPPAQGGEYFLCLGDWQTVLAELESASRLWKGVAVLCAAAGLAVLLLALCRAYRRGRLGQRREDKEPDDEVAGDEGPEDSCVICLTRPRECVLLGCGHICCCFHCFQALPARLCPICRGPIDRVVPLYQA
- the ECE2 gene encoding endothelin-converting enzyme 2 isoform X4, which produces MATRRDAPVRAPEPPTSGSPRGHPGLGTAFGGGPGTPRGVRGCPGPPRAPAEPAPALAMPDYKRATLQDDEGPEPAGDGSASPDSVEVGFRKGPGPLLSRLASRSQLELVLCAVAVSLALLLGVAVVALAIQYRRDPSHSTCLTDACIRVASKILEALDAETDPCQDFYQYSCGGWIKRNPLPNGRSKWSTFNSIWDQNQAIMKHLLENASFNSSSEAERKTQRYYLSCLKEQRIEELGSQPLVELIDKIGGWNVTGSWNQTSFMEVLKMVSGTYRATPFFTVYVGADSKSSNSNVIQVDQSGLFLPSRDYYLNKTANDRVLAAYLDYMVELGTLLGGAPDPTRLQMQQVLDFETQLANLTVPQAERRDDEKIYHKMSISELQALAPAVDWLDYLSYALAPLELAETEPVVVYGDTYLQQVSDLINSTDRSILNNYLIWNLVQKTASSLDQRFETAQERLLETLYGTRKSCTPRWQTCISNTDDTLGFALGSLFVKATFDRDSKAIAEEMISEIRAAFEVSLDQLDWMDEKTRQAAKEKADAIYDMIGFPDFILDNKELDDVYDGYEVLEDSFFQNMLNFYNFSAKVMADQLRKPPNRDQWSMTPQTVNAYYLPTKNGIVFPAGILQAPFYARNHPKALNFGGIGVVMGHELTHAFDDQGGTRRYLPPASLCSFRSIRLGGSTTRRATCGHGGRTPP